The genomic interval TTCTGCCCTCTCCCGGCCATTGCCCGAGCCGGCAGGGCCAACGGGTGCCCCTCTTGTCGCTGCAGTAAATAATTTTTCTATGGGAAGCTCTCCTGCCAACTGAACTATCTCGGGAGCTCAGATTTGATGAGTAATTCCGAATTTATACCCAGAGCGGAACTATCGGGGAAGACATGATCCGCGATAGTTACAATGGATAGGCACTGACCTGCCCATCCATTGTAACTATCCTTGCGGGAGCGGTGGCCGGCGCTCTGTTGACAGTGAAGACATATGGTCGTATAATGGTAGTATGAAAGTAAAGACATCCATCACACTTTCCGAAGATCTCCTCAAGGCCGTTGATGAGCAGTCAGGAGCCCATGGGAGCCGCTCAGAGTTCATTGAGAATGCCCTGCGCAGTTACCTCGGCCAGATGCTCCGGCTCCGGCAGAACGCGAGAGATATGGATATAATCAACCGGAAGGCTGACCGACTCAATGACGAGGCCGAGGATGTCCTCTCCTACCAGCTGATTCCATGAGGAGGGGGGAGCTTTACCGTGTTCTCAACCCCTCCCCGCGTGATCCGAAGAAATCCAGGGTCTTCGTGGTGGTAAGCCGTCAGGTACTTCTGGATTCACGCTTTTCAACGGTGATATGCGCCCCGGTCTATTCCTCCCGTGACGGTCTGTCCACCCAGGTTCCCGTCGGCACCGATGAGGGACTCAAGCATGAAAGCAGCATCCATTGCGATGAACTGGTGAGCCTGCACAAGACCGCATTGACCAATTACATCGGCACCCTCTCTGCGGTGAAGATCCAGTTGTTGAATGAAGCATTGGGCATCGCTCTCGACATCGGCGATTTTATCCTGTGAGGGAAAGGGGCGATACTTCCATTGCGAGGTGTGCCCGCAATGGCCAGATAGTCT from Candidatus Eremiobacterota bacterium carries:
- a CDS encoding ribbon-helix-helix domain-containing protein, with amino-acid sequence MKVKTSITLSEDLLKAVDEQSGAHGSRSEFIENALRSYLGQMLRLRQNARDMDIINRKADRLNDEAEDVLSYQLIP
- a CDS encoding type II toxin-antitoxin system PemK/MazF family toxin, whose translation is MRRGELYRVLNPSPRDPKKSRVFVVVSRQVLLDSRFSTVICAPVYSSRDGLSTQVPVGTDEGLKHESSIHCDELVSLHKTALTNYIGTLSAVKIQLLNEALGIALDIGDFIL